The following are encoded together in the Adhaeribacter arboris genome:
- a CDS encoding purine-nucleoside phosphorylase has product MQRLQDATDYLIQQTNSFVPAYGIILGTGLGALVNDIDIQYSISYDEIPHFPVSTVESHSGKLIFGQLADRPVIVMQGRFHYYEGYTMEQVVFPVRVMKMLGIQKLFVSNAAGGLNLDFNTSDLMVITDHINLQPTNPLIGPNKEALGPRFPDMSEVYDPVMVQQARQIAVVHNLPVKTGVYVSVPGPMLETKAEYRYLTLIGADAVGMSTVPEIIAARHMGLPCFAVSVITDMCVPGRIKKVILLDILEAAAQAEPNLTLLIKELIKLQDPPVE; this is encoded by the coding sequence ATGCAACGACTTCAGGATGCCACCGATTACCTGATTCAGCAAACCAATAGTTTTGTGCCGGCTTACGGTATTATTTTAGGTACGGGATTGGGCGCCTTGGTAAACGATATTGATATCCAGTACAGCATTTCCTACGATGAAATTCCGCATTTTCCGGTTTCTACCGTGGAGAGTCATTCGGGTAAGTTGATTTTTGGACAACTGGCCGATCGACCGGTAATAGTCATGCAAGGCCGGTTTCATTATTACGAAGGTTATACCATGGAGCAAGTGGTATTTCCCGTGCGGGTGATGAAAATGCTGGGCATTCAAAAATTATTTGTTTCGAATGCGGCCGGAGGCTTGAATCTGGATTTTAACACCAGCGACTTAATGGTAATTACCGATCATATCAATCTGCAACCCACCAATCCACTTATCGGTCCGAATAAAGAAGCGCTAGGGCCGCGGTTTCCGGATATGAGTGAGGTGTATGATCCCGTAATGGTTCAACAAGCCCGGCAAATTGCTGTCGTACATAACCTGCCCGTTAAAACCGGAGTTTACGTGAGCGTACCGGGCCCGATGCTCGAGACCAAAGCCGAATACCGGTATTTAACACTTATTGGGGCAGATGCGGTAGGCATGTCTACGGTTCCGGAAATAATTGCGGCCCGCCACATGGGATTACCTTGTTTTGCTGTTTCCGTGATTACGGATATGTGCGTGCCCGGCAGAATTAAAAAAGTTATTCTATTAGATATTCTGGAAGCTGCCGCTCAGGCAGAACCTAATCTGACACTTCTGATAAAAGAATTAATAAAATTGCAAGATCCACCCGTTGAATAA
- a CDS encoding restriction endonuclease encodes MARKRQNKNLPTFDELIIPTLKALKKLGGSGTIEEISENVYQIANISEDALQILHNENGLLNEVDYRLAWSRTYLKKYGLIENSARGVWALTKSELDISKLDANEIVKNVRDQHKSAEPKKIKPETETEADILEQVEETTNWKEELLNTLFSISPDAFERLAQRLLRESGFVQVEVTGKSGDGGIDGKGIVKLSGFLSFHVIFQCKRYRGTITPSQIRDFRGAMQGRADKGLFITTGTFTRDATKEATRDGAPPIDLIDGELLCEKLKEFRLGVETKFIENVDVQHDWFLHL; translated from the coding sequence ATGGCAAGAAAAAGACAGAATAAAAATTTGCCAACATTTGATGAATTAATTATTCCAACATTGAAAGCACTTAAAAAACTTGGCGGTTCTGGAACAATTGAAGAAATCAGCGAAAACGTGTATCAAATAGCAAATATTTCTGAGGATGCTCTACAAATACTTCATAACGAAAATGGGCTATTAAACGAAGTAGATTATCGTTTGGCTTGGTCAAGGACATATCTCAAAAAATATGGACTTATCGAAAACTCAGCTAGAGGTGTTTGGGCATTAACTAAAAGCGAGTTAGATATTTCTAAATTAGATGCCAATGAGATTGTAAAGAATGTAAGAGACCAACATAAATCAGCCGAACCAAAAAAGATAAAACCTGAAACTGAAACAGAAGCCGATATACTTGAACAAGTTGAAGAAACAACTAACTGGAAGGAAGAATTATTAAATACCCTTTTTAGCATTTCTCCAGATGCTTTTGAAAGATTGGCACAAAGGCTTCTTCGTGAAAGTGGATTTGTACAGGTTGAAGTAACCGGAAAATCTGGAGATGGTGGGATTGATGGAAAAGGAATTGTAAAGCTTAGCGGCTTTTTAAGCTTCCATGTTATTTTTCAATGTAAGCGTTATCGTGGCACTATTACTCCTAGTCAAATTAGAGACTTTAGAGGAGCTATGCAAGGTCGAGCAGATAAAGGGCTTTTCATTACAACTGGAACATTTACCCGAGATGCAACAAAGGAAGCTACACGGGACGGAGCACCACCAATAGACTTAATTGATGGCGAATTACTTTGTGAAAAACTTAAAGAATTTAGACTCGGAGTCGAAACAAAATTTATTGAAAATGTCGACGTACAACATGATTGGTTCTTGCATTTGTAA
- the sppA gene encoding signal peptide peptidase SppA, with translation MAQFFKFTLATIVGLFLFFLISFLIIIGIAASTASSEEVVINKNSVLELKLDQPITERQPKDPFDDLGIPFGVGAGSYGLDEIKAAIRKAKNDEKVRGIFLNVEMVDAGMATLEEIRKELVDFKQSKKFIVAYNDICSEKAYYLVSVADKMYLNPQGAFELNGLNAETMFFKGMLEKLNIDVNIFKVGEYKSAVEPLFLDKMSEPNRLQVTSFLNSLNDYYLQNVAKSRQKTVADLKLISDSMLVHSPEDALKYGLITNVGYYDEALDYMKKRSGLKEDAKMTLVTLKKYRKVAGTSESGSSKNRIAVIYASGDIVNGEGDDESIGGTKFASEIRKARKDKAIKAIVIRVNSPGGSAMASDVIWREVMLARKEKPVIASMSDYAASGGYYIAMACDTIVAQPNTITGSIGVFGVIPNFQGFLNDKLGITLDRVKTGKFSDLPTVTRQMTNFEKRIIQREVEKIYTDFTTKAAKGRDMPLDELRKIASGRVWSGIEAKERGLVDVLGGLEEAVKIAAARAKLGTNYRLKKLPAQRSFLDEWMGDVNKEVRTRSLRAELGEMYPYFEQLQKVSRLQGIQARLPFELKVQ, from the coding sequence ATGGCACAATTTTTTAAATTTACTCTTGCCACTATTGTTGGCTTATTTTTATTCTTCCTCATTTCTTTTCTGATTATTATTGGTATTGCTGCTTCTACCGCTTCTTCCGAAGAAGTTGTTATTAATAAAAATTCTGTTCTGGAACTTAAGTTAGATCAACCAATAACCGAGCGTCAACCCAAAGATCCTTTTGATGATTTAGGTATTCCGTTTGGGGTAGGAGCCGGTAGCTACGGTCTGGATGAAATAAAGGCGGCTATCCGGAAAGCAAAAAACGACGAGAAAGTCCGAGGAATTTTCCTGAACGTAGAGATGGTAGATGCCGGTATGGCTACTCTCGAAGAAATCCGCAAAGAGTTAGTTGATTTTAAACAATCTAAAAAATTTATTGTGGCCTACAACGATATCTGCTCCGAAAAAGCTTACTACCTGGTTTCGGTAGCCGATAAAATGTATTTAAATCCGCAGGGTGCTTTTGAGTTAAACGGGTTAAACGCCGAAACGATGTTCTTTAAAGGCATGCTCGAAAAGCTAAATATCGACGTAAATATTTTTAAAGTAGGCGAGTATAAAAGTGCGGTAGAGCCCTTATTTCTGGATAAAATGAGTGAGCCCAACCGGTTGCAGGTAACTTCTTTTTTAAATTCCCTGAACGACTATTATTTGCAGAACGTGGCAAAATCGCGCCAAAAAACGGTGGCGGATTTAAAACTTATTTCGGATTCGATGTTGGTGCATAGTCCGGAAGATGCGCTTAAGTACGGTTTAATTACCAACGTAGGTTATTACGACGAAGCTCTGGACTACATGAAAAAGCGTTCCGGTTTAAAGGAAGATGCTAAAATGACCTTGGTAACTTTAAAGAAATACCGCAAAGTTGCCGGAACATCTGAATCGGGAAGTTCTAAAAACCGCATTGCGGTAATCTACGCTTCCGGCGACATTGTGAACGGTGAAGGGGACGACGAATCAATTGGGGGAACCAAGTTTGCCAGCGAAATCAGGAAAGCTAGGAAAGACAAAGCAATTAAGGCGATTGTTATTCGGGTTAACTCACCGGGCGGTAGTGCGATGGCTTCGGATGTAATCTGGCGCGAAGTAATGCTGGCTCGCAAAGAAAAACCAGTCATTGCTTCTATGTCGGATTATGCGGCTTCGGGTGGTTATTATATTGCCATGGCTTGCGATACCATTGTGGCGCAGCCTAATACCATTACCGGCAGCATCGGGGTTTTTGGGGTTATTCCTAATTTCCAGGGTTTCTTGAACGATAAACTGGGCATTACCCTGGACCGCGTTAAAACCGGTAAATTTTCGGATTTACCCACCGTTACCCGCCAAATGACCAATTTTGAAAAACGAATTATTCAGCGGGAAGTAGAAAAAATTTACACCGACTTTACTACCAAAGCGGCCAAAGGCCGCGATATGCCGCTAGACGAATTAAGGAAAATTGCCTCCGGCCGGGTTTGGTCAGGGATAGAAGCCAAAGAACGAGGATTGGTGGATGTATTGGGCGGTTTAGAAGAAGCGGTAAAAATTGCGGCCGCCCGCGCGAAATTGGGTACTAATTACCGGCTTAAAAAACTGCCGGCGCAACGCTCCTTCCTCGATGAATGGATGGGTGACGTAAACAAAGAAGTAAGAACCCGTAGCTTACGTGCGGAGCTCGGCGAGATGTATCCTTATTTCGAACAACTGCAAAAAGTATCCCGCCTGCAAGGCATTCAAGCCCGGTTGCCATTCGAATTAAAAGTGCAATAG
- a CDS encoding replication-associated recombination protein A produces the protein MINTAKIPLAERMRPHSLDQFAGQQHLVGPNGVLRRYLESGMIPSMILWGPPGVGKTTLANIIAAQLKQPFVALSAINSGVKDIREVIDQAKKRAGTVLFIDEIHRFNKSQQDALLGAVEKGIITLIGATTENPSFEVISALLSRTQVYILQPLGKDELVDLVNKAIHEDEYLRKKNIVVEQYEALLTISGGDARKLLNLLDIVVEATPNQEVVITDEKVKEIAQQNIVLYDKSGENHYDIISAFIKSMRGSDPNAALYWLARMIEGGEDPKFIARRMLILASEDIGNANPNALLMANACFQAVNVIGYPESSLILSQTAVFLATSPKSNSTYLAIWAAQEHVRKNGALPVPLHLRNAPTKLMKEIGCGESYKYAHDYAHNFVAQEFLPDEIKGKVFYEPGNNPRENETRKILHNMWGDKYGY, from the coding sequence ATGATAAATACAGCTAAAATACCCTTAGCCGAAAGAATGCGCCCGCATTCTCTGGATCAGTTTGCCGGCCAGCAGCATTTGGTGGGACCGAATGGAGTATTGCGCCGCTACCTGGAATCGGGTATGATTCCGTCGATGATTTTGTGGGGACCACCCGGCGTGGGTAAAACTACCCTGGCCAATATTATTGCCGCCCAGTTAAAGCAGCCTTTTGTGGCGCTAAGTGCGATTAACTCGGGGGTAAAAGATATTCGGGAAGTAATTGATCAGGCAAAAAAAAGAGCGGGCACGGTATTGTTCATCGATGAAATTCACCGGTTTAATAAATCGCAGCAGGATGCTTTATTAGGAGCCGTAGAAAAAGGAATTATCACCCTGATTGGCGCTACTACCGAAAATCCGTCTTTTGAAGTTATTTCTGCTTTATTGTCGCGGACACAGGTGTATATTTTACAACCGCTAGGCAAAGATGAATTAGTAGATTTAGTGAATAAAGCCATCCACGAAGACGAATACTTACGGAAGAAAAACATAGTAGTGGAGCAATACGAGGCTTTATTAACTATTTCGGGCGGTGATGCCCGCAAACTGCTAAACTTGCTGGATATTGTGGTAGAAGCTACTCCAAACCAAGAGGTAGTTATAACCGACGAAAAAGTTAAAGAAATTGCGCAGCAGAATATTGTGCTCTACGATAAATCCGGGGAGAACCATTACGATATTATTTCGGCTTTTATTAAATCCATGCGGGGTTCTGACCCGAATGCGGCGCTGTACTGGCTGGCGCGCATGATTGAAGGAGGCGAAGACCCTAAGTTTATTGCCCGGCGCATGCTTATTCTAGCTTCCGAAGATATTGGTAATGCTAATCCTAATGCCTTATTAATGGCGAACGCTTGTTTTCAAGCGGTTAATGTTATCGGTTATCCCGAGAGCAGCCTTATTTTGTCGCAAACGGCCGTTTTTCTGGCTACTTCGCCTAAAAGTAATTCTACTTACCTGGCTATTTGGGCGGCTCAGGAGCACGTCCGGAAGAACGGCGCTTTGCCGGTGCCGCTGCATCTACGGAATGCGCCCACTAAACTGATGAAAGAAATTGGCTGCGGCGAAAGCTATAAATATGCCCACGATTACGCCCACAATTTTGTGGCGCAGGAGTTTTTACCCGACGAAATCAAAGGCAAAGTTTTTTACGAACCCGGCAATAATCCCCGCGAAAACGAAACCCGCAAAATCCTGCACAACATGTGGGGCGATAAGTACGGGTATTAG
- a CDS encoding exo-beta-N-acetylmuramidase NamZ family protein, with amino-acid sequence MNLKNLLIASLFLFVFLISTYIIACRSDSSAKSTTSDPTAAKPITGADQTEKYIAYLRGKRIGLVANPTSIIGKQAIADSLLALGIKIQKVFGPEHGFRGNASNGAKVQDEVDAKTGLPIISLYGKTAKPTKEHLADIDLMIFDIQDVGCRFYTNINTLEYVMEACAENNKELLILDRPNPNGYFIDGPILEDSLRSGIGRHRIPITHGLTIGEFAQFLNGEGYLANKIKCQLKIIKVANYTHDTPYELPVKPSPNLNTPQSILLYPSLCLFEGTIISQGRGTQMPFTVLGAPALKGKYSFSFRPVSIPGMSETPLHQNNDCYGLDLRQYDTNQLRQTKQINLKWLMELYKAYPEKEKFFDFSQSKQMGNFDKLAGTTKLKKQIIAGWSEADIRKSWEPGLSQYKQTRKKYLLYP; translated from the coding sequence ATGAACCTTAAAAACTTATTAATTGCCAGTTTGTTTTTGTTTGTTTTTTTAATTTCTACCTATATAATCGCCTGCCGTTCGGATTCTTCTGCAAAAAGTACTACCTCTGACCCAACCGCTGCAAAACCTATTACCGGAGCCGACCAAACGGAAAAATATATTGCGTATTTACGGGGCAAGCGCATTGGATTGGTGGCAAATCCTACTTCCATTATCGGAAAACAGGCTATCGCGGATAGTTTATTAGCTTTAGGAATAAAAATTCAGAAAGTTTTTGGGCCGGAACATGGCTTTCGGGGCAATGCTAGTAATGGGGCCAAAGTGCAGGACGAGGTGGACGCGAAAACGGGTCTGCCGATTATTTCTTTATACGGCAAAACTGCCAAACCTACTAAAGAACACCTGGCCGATATTGATTTAATGATTTTTGATATCCAGGACGTGGGCTGTCGTTTTTATACTAATATCAACACCCTAGAATACGTAATGGAAGCTTGCGCCGAAAATAATAAAGAACTGCTCATCCTGGATCGGCCCAACCCCAACGGCTATTTTATTGACGGCCCCATTCTGGAAGATTCGCTCCGCTCGGGCATTGGTCGCCATCGGATTCCCATTACTCACGGATTGACCATCGGCGAATTTGCCCAGTTCTTAAACGGTGAGGGTTATTTGGCTAACAAAATTAAATGCCAATTAAAAATTATTAAAGTAGCGAATTATACCCACGATACGCCCTACGAATTACCGGTTAAACCCTCCCCCAATTTAAATACCCCCCAATCCATACTGCTTTATCCTAGTTTATGCTTGTTCGAGGGCACTATTATTAGCCAAGGCCGAGGTACGCAAATGCCATTTACGGTTTTGGGCGCTCCCGCTTTAAAAGGCAAGTATTCGTTTTCGTTTCGGCCGGTTAGTATTCCGGGTATGTCTGAAACGCCTCTGCACCAAAATAATGATTGTTACGGCCTTGATCTGCGGCAGTACGACACTAACCAGTTGCGGCAAACCAAGCAAATCAATTTAAAATGGTTAATGGAGTTATATAAAGCCTATCCGGAAAAGGAAAAGTTCTTTGATTTTAGCCAGAGTAAGCAAATGGGGAATTTTGACAAACTAGCGGGCACTACTAAATTAAAGAAACAAATTATTGCCGGCTGGTCCGAAGCAGATATTCGGAAAAGTTGGGAACCGGGCCTAAGTCAGTATAAGCAAACCCGAAAAAAATACTTATTGTATCCTTGA
- a CDS encoding M13 family metallopeptidase — MKNLNNLCYLFILAGLLVSACQRKDKEKAQTPDLISSYRDTTVAPGNDFFQYANGAWLKKHPIPASESNWSIGKEVQNEIYARLRKISETASFTEGNAGSNEQKIGDFYHTGMDTVSIEKQGIEPLKPELNRITAIKSNAEIPTVVARLQILGVNALIGPNVEQDAKNSEQMALYLWQSGLGLPNRDYYFNNDSRTQNIRKEYGKHLAKMFTLLGQDVATAKQNSERVMRLETSLAKASRKLEDLRDPYANYHKMAISEVNKLTLGIDWQKWLGQMQAQNLDSVIVGQPEFYRTVGQLLKTTPLPDWQAYLQWHLVHAFAEQLPKAFDNENFRFYGTVMQGRTQQRARWKRVLDEEESAMGEVLGKLFVADYFSPATKKRYETMVDNVVAAFRDHIQQLDWMTPPTKEKALTKLNKIKKKVGYPDKWKDFSALKIDRSAYVQNVMRANEWWYRYHLNKLGKPVNRDEWSMTPQTYNAYYNPSNNEIVLPAAIFAIPGLRDEDADDAIIYGYAGASTIGHELTHGFDDQGSQFDAQGNLKNWWAPQDQTLFKKKVNEIVKQFNGYVVLDSLRVNGKATAGENIADLGGIVIALDAFKKTEQYQKGEKMGGLTPTQRYFLGYALGWQGHQRAERLAQQILTDVHSPANLRVNGPLADVPEFYQAFNVQPNQQLYRPDSLRVKIW, encoded by the coding sequence ATGAAAAACTTAAATAACCTTTGCTACCTTTTCATTTTAGCAGGTTTGCTAGTAAGCGCTTGTCAGAGGAAGGACAAAGAGAAAGCCCAAACTCCGGATTTGATAAGCAGTTACCGGGATACCACCGTTGCTCCTGGCAATGATTTTTTTCAGTATGCGAACGGCGCCTGGCTGAAAAAACACCCGATTCCGGCATCGGAAAGTAATTGGAGTATTGGCAAAGAAGTACAAAATGAAATTTACGCCCGCCTGCGGAAAATAAGCGAAACCGCCTCTTTTACCGAAGGAAATGCTGGAAGCAACGAACAAAAAATCGGTGATTTTTACCATACTGGCATGGATACGGTAAGTATTGAGAAGCAAGGAATAGAGCCCTTAAAACCCGAGTTAAACCGCATTACGGCCATAAAATCGAATGCTGAAATACCAACGGTGGTGGCTCGCTTACAAATACTAGGGGTAAATGCCCTCATTGGTCCGAATGTCGAGCAAGACGCGAAGAACAGCGAGCAAATGGCCCTTTACCTCTGGCAATCGGGCTTAGGATTACCCAACCGTGATTATTATTTTAATAACGATAGCCGCACGCAAAATATCCGGAAAGAATACGGAAAGCACCTGGCCAAAATGTTTACGCTTCTGGGGCAAGACGTAGCTACCGCCAAACAAAACAGCGAACGGGTAATGCGCCTGGAAACAAGCCTGGCCAAAGCATCCCGCAAACTCGAAGACTTGCGCGACCCATACGCCAATTACCATAAAATGGCCATAAGTGAAGTAAATAAGCTCACTCTGGGTATTGATTGGCAAAAATGGCTCGGCCAAATGCAGGCTCAAAATCTGGATAGTGTCATTGTCGGTCAGCCCGAATTTTACCGGACCGTAGGCCAGTTACTTAAAACTACTCCTCTCCCCGATTGGCAGGCTTACCTGCAGTGGCACTTGGTGCACGCTTTTGCCGAACAATTGCCCAAAGCATTTGACAACGAAAATTTCCGGTTTTACGGTACCGTAATGCAGGGCCGAACGCAACAACGCGCCCGCTGGAAACGGGTACTCGACGAAGAAGAAAGCGCCATGGGCGAAGTACTGGGTAAATTATTTGTAGCCGATTATTTCTCGCCCGCTACCAAAAAACGCTACGAAACCATGGTAGATAATGTAGTAGCTGCTTTCCGGGACCATATTCAACAATTAGATTGGATGACCCCACCCACCAAAGAAAAAGCGCTGACTAAGCTAAACAAAATCAAGAAGAAAGTAGGTTACCCAGACAAATGGAAAGATTTCTCGGCTTTAAAAATTGACCGGTCTGCGTACGTGCAAAACGTAATGCGGGCCAACGAATGGTGGTACCGTTACCATTTAAATAAGTTGGGCAAACCCGTAAACCGGGACGAGTGGAGCATGACGCCCCAAACCTATAATGCTTACTATAACCCGAGTAACAACGAAATTGTACTGCCAGCCGCTATTTTTGCCATTCCCGGTTTGCGCGACGAAGATGCCGACGATGCCATTATTTACGGTTATGCCGGTGCTTCTACCATTGGGCACGAGCTTACCCACGGCTTCGACGACCAAGGCAGCCAGTTTGATGCGCAGGGAAATTTAAAAAACTGGTGGGCTCCTCAAGACCAAACTTTGTTTAAGAAAAAAGTAAACGAAATAGTTAAGCAATTTAACGGTTACGTGGTGCTCGACAGCTTGCGGGTAAATGGCAAAGCCACGGCCGGCGAAAACATTGCCGATTTAGGCGGAATTGTTATTGCGTTAGATGCTTTTAAGAAAACGGAACAATACCAAAAAGGTGAAAAAATGGGCGGACTTACTCCCACGCAGCGCTATTTCTTAGGCTACGCGTTGGGCTGGCAAGGGCACCAGCGCGCCGAACGGCTGGCGCAGCAAATTCTTACCGACGTGCATTCGCCGGCCAACCTGCGGGTAAATGGACCCTTAGCCGATGTTCCGGAATTTTACCAAGCCTTTAACGTACAACCTAACCAGCAACTTTACCGTCCTGATTCGCTACGGGTGAAAATTTGGTAA
- a CDS encoding YdcF family protein: MSPETMALAQRIWDYHHVNHSLQPADCIMVLGSHDLRVAERGAELWLQGYAPWLLFAGGLGRLTLGLWQETEAEKFAKVARQMGVPEEKILVESRSTNTGENVALSYQLLQQRQIKVDRFILVQKPYMERRTLATFEKQWPGPKTEILVTSPQINFTDYPNQDVSMEEVISIMLGDLQRIKIYPEKGFQTYQPIPADVREAFEQLVAQGYTGHLMPE; this comes from the coding sequence ATGTCGCCGGAAACAATGGCTTTAGCGCAGCGCATTTGGGATTACCACCACGTTAACCACTCCTTACAACCCGCCGATTGCATTATGGTACTGGGCAGTCATGATTTACGGGTAGCCGAAAGAGGGGCTGAATTGTGGCTGCAAGGGTATGCGCCCTGGTTACTCTTTGCGGGCGGTTTAGGCCGATTAACTTTAGGTTTGTGGCAGGAAACGGAAGCCGAAAAATTTGCGAAAGTAGCCAGGCAAATGGGCGTACCCGAGGAAAAAATTCTGGTGGAAAGCCGTTCTACCAACACCGGCGAAAATGTAGCCTTATCTTATCAATTACTGCAACAACGCCAAATAAAAGTAGACCGGTTTATTTTAGTGCAAAAACCTTACATGGAGCGCCGTACCCTGGCCACTTTCGAGAAACAATGGCCCGGCCCTAAAACGGAAATCTTAGTTACTTCACCGCAAATAAACTTTACAGATTATCCCAACCAAGATGTTTCTATGGAAGAAGTTATTTCTATTATGCTCGGCGATTTGCAGCGCATTAAAATATACCCCGAAAAAGGATTTCAAACCTACCAACCTATCCCGGCTGATGTTCGGGAAGCGTTTGAACAGTTAGTGGCGCAAGGGTATACCGGTCATTTAATGCCAGAGTAA
- a CDS encoding DUF2147 domain-containing protein, with the protein MKNGLLVLVLFLMMVGNLALAQATDNTPIGTWTNEDKEAKFEIYKCGNKLCGKIVWLKEPLREGKPKLDKSNPDKNLQNRPILGLVFMQNFSFDGNNKWDDGTIYDPKSGKTYSCYMKVLGKDKMEVKGYIGISLIGRTQNWTRVN; encoded by the coding sequence ATGAAAAACGGATTATTAGTGTTGGTTCTTTTTTTAATGATGGTTGGTAATTTGGCGCTGGCCCAAGCCACCGACAATACTCCTATTGGAACCTGGACCAACGAAGATAAAGAAGCAAAATTCGAAATATACAAGTGCGGCAATAAGCTGTGCGGCAAAATTGTCTGGCTAAAAGAACCTCTTCGCGAAGGCAAACCCAAGCTAGATAAATCTAATCCGGATAAAAATCTGCAGAACCGTCCTATTTTAGGCTTGGTTTTTATGCAAAACTTTAGTTTTGACGGCAATAATAAATGGGATGATGGCACCATTTACGATCCGAAAAGCGGTAAAACGTATTCTTGCTACATGAAAGTTTTAGGTAAAGATAAAATGGAAGTGAAAGGGTACATTGGCATTTCTTTAATCGGCCGAACGCAAAACTGGACCCGGGTAAATTAA